CCGAGGCCTGGACGGCCGAGCGGACCATCGACGCGACGAACAAGTACGTCATCCCGGGCGGCGTCGACGCGCACACTCACATGGAACTGCCCTTCGGCGGCACCCACGCCTCCGACACCTTCGAGACCGGGACCAGGGCAGCGGCCTGGGGCGGCACCACCACCATCGTCGACTTCGCGGTCCAGTCGGTCGGGCACGGACTGCGCGAAGGCCTGGACGCCTGGTACGCCAAGGCCGACGGCAACTGCGCCATCGACTACGGCTTCCACATGATCCTCTCCGACGTCAACGAGTCGTCGCTCAAGGAGATGGACCTCCTGGTGGAGGAGGGCATCACCTCCTTCAAGCTCTTCATGGCCTACCCCGGCGTCTTCTACAGCGACGACGGCCAGATCCTGCGCGCCATGCAGCGCTCCGCCACCAACGGCGGGCTGATCATGATGCACGCCGAGAACGGCATCGCCATCGACGTCCTGGTGGAGCAGGCGCTGGCCGAGGGCCGCACCGATCCCCGCTACCACGGCGAGGTGCGCAAGGTCCTGCTGGAGGCCGAGGCCACGCACCGCGCCATCCAGCTCGCGCGGGTCGCCGGAGCGCCCCTGTACGTCGTCCATGTGTCGGCCCAGGAAGCCGTCGCCGAACTCGCCGCCGCCCGCGACAAGGGCCTCAACGTCTTCGGCGAGACCTGCCCGCAGTACCTCTTCCTGTCCACCGACAACCTCGCCGAGCCGGACTTCGAAGGTGCGAAGTACGTCTGCTCAACTCCCTTGCGGCCCAAGGAGCATCAGGCCGCGCTCTGGCGCGGACTGCGCACCAACGACCTCCAGGTCGTTTCCACAGACCACTGCCCGTTCTGCTTCACCGGCCAGAAGGATCTGGGCCGCAGCGACTTCTCCAAGATCCCCAACGGGCTGCCGGGCGTGGAGAACCGGATGGACCTGCTGCACCAGGCGGTCGTCGACGGGCATCTCACCCGCCGCCGCTGGATCGAGGTCGCCTGTGCGACGCCGGCCCGGATGTTCGGCCTCTACCCGAAGAAGGGCACCATCGCGCCGGGCGCCGATGCCGATGTCGTCATCTACGACCCGCACGCCGAGCAGACCCTCTCGGTCGAGACCCACCACATGGACGTCGACTACTCGGCCTACGAGGGCAAGCGGATCACCGGTCAGGTTCAGACCGTGCTGTCGCGCGGCGAAGTAGTCATCGGCCAGCGGGAGTTCACCGGCCGGGCGGGACACGGCCAGTACACCCCCCGCGGCACCTGTCAGTACGTGAACTAGGAGCTCTACGTCATGGACTTCGGACTCGTCCTGCAGACCGACCCGCCCGCCTCGGCCGTCGTCGGACTGATGCGGCGCGCGGAACGCAACGGCTTCGGCTACGGCTGGACCTTCGACTCGGCGGTGCTCTGGCAGGAGCCCTTCGTCATCTACAGCCGGATTCTCGAGCATACGGAGAATCTTGTCGTCGGACCCATGGTGACCAACCCGGGCACCAGGACCTGGGAGGTCACCGCCTCCACCTTCGCGACGCTCAACGACATGTACGGCAACCGCACCGTGTGCGGCATCGGCCGCGGCGACTCCGCGATGCGCGTCGCGGGCCGCAAGCCCAACACCCTGGCCAGGCTGGGCGAGGCGATCGGCGTCATCCGCGATCTCGCCGAGG
The Streptomyces lunaelactis genome window above contains:
- the hydA gene encoding dihydropyrimidinase — translated: MSSTRTLIRGGLVITAADEIHADVLIDDGRIAALAAHGSAVSEAWTAERTIDATNKYVIPGGVDAHTHMELPFGGTHASDTFETGTRAAAWGGTTTIVDFAVQSVGHGLREGLDAWYAKADGNCAIDYGFHMILSDVNESSLKEMDLLVEEGITSFKLFMAYPGVFYSDDGQILRAMQRSATNGGLIMMHAENGIAIDVLVEQALAEGRTDPRYHGEVRKVLLEAEATHRAIQLARVAGAPLYVVHVSAQEAVAELAAARDKGLNVFGETCPQYLFLSTDNLAEPDFEGAKYVCSTPLRPKEHQAALWRGLRTNDLQVVSTDHCPFCFTGQKDLGRSDFSKIPNGLPGVENRMDLLHQAVVDGHLTRRRWIEVACATPARMFGLYPKKGTIAPGADADVVIYDPHAEQTLSVETHHMDVDYSAYEGKRITGQVQTVLSRGEVVIGQREFTGRAGHGQYTPRGTCQYVN